From a region of the Triticum aestivum cultivar Chinese Spring chromosome 7D, IWGSC CS RefSeq v2.1, whole genome shotgun sequence genome:
- the LOC123168495 gene encoding uncharacterized protein produces MDKFHDRQYVWLRSRVHGTYLHANIDGKSVSLHRRRAALRAAWAVHIDQGDAPEPYLLLYNAANGRYLAATATRAPPGHIGFRAEQRDYDQPQLQAVMWLAAETGFRDDVLLRNAGGRYLRANGKYTGKYLRLKNVTVDGINNVSTMMYWTVEPIPLRDPNSPLGLAPPTLGRRPRELPDMLGRERGVRRLIRFVRASAEGGFAEDGWSEFHFTGRSVYQLRNELYNRIGPHRHPHPDILPFDIAMCVRAGRYGRLIPLVVNLPHGRNGETLQIVLCLSRTPAYGRLRYPDVHAE; encoded by the exons ATGGACAAGTTCCACGACAGGCAGTACGTGTGGCTGCGGAGCCGCGTGCACGGCACGTACCTCCACGCCAACATCGACGGGAAGAGCGTCTCCCTCCACCGGCGCCGCGCGGCGCTGAGGGCGGCCTGGGCGGTGCACATCGACCAAGGCGACGCGCCCGAGCCGTACCTGCTCCTCTACAACGCCGCCAACGGCCGCTACCTCGCCGCCACGGCCACGCGGGCGCCGCCCGGCCACATCGGCTTCCGCGCCGAGCAGCGCGACTACGACCAGCCGCAGTTGCAGGCCGTCATGTGGCTGGCCGCCGAGACGGGATTCAGGGACGACGTCCTGCTCCGCAACGCCGGCGGCCGCTACCTCCGCGCCAACGGCAAGTACACCGGCAAGTACCTACGCTTGAAGAACGTCACCGTCGACGGCATCAACAACGTCAGCACCATGATGTACTGGACCGTCGAGCCTATCCCTCTCAGAGACCCGAACAGTCCGCTAGGCCTAGCTCCGCCGACTCTG GGCCGCAGACCCCGAGAGCTCCCCGACATGCTGGGACGCGAGCGAGGGGTGCGGCGGCTGATCCGGTTCGTGCGAGCGAGCGCCGAGGGGGGCTTCGCCGAGGACGGCTGGTCCGAGTTCCATTTCACGGGGAGGTCCGTGTACCAGCTGAGGAACGAGCTGTACAACCGCATCGGCCCCCACCGCCACCCCCACCCCGACATCCTCCCGTTCGACATCGCCATGTGCGTCCGAGCGGGCCGCTACGGGCGTTTGATCCCGCTCGTCGTCAACCTGCCCCACGGACGCAACGGCGAGACCCTCCAGATTGTCCTGTGCCTGTCCAGGACCCCAG CCTATGGTAGGCTGCGATACCCGGATGTCCACGCAGAGTAG